A window from Microcoleus sp. FACHB-831 encodes these proteins:
- a CDS encoding HAMP domain-containing protein: MTTEQVTQDSQNNQLDITQLLETLVAVKKGDFTARMPIDQTGLGGKICDTLNDIIEMNERMVEEFKRISTVVGKEGKIAQRASLGAARGSWTACVDSVNTLITDLVQPMAETAHVIRAVANGDLSQTIALEIEGRPLKGEFLQTAQIVNTMVEQLGSFASEVTRVAREVGTEGKLGVQAEVKGVAGTWKDLTDNVNLMAGNLTAQVRNIAEVTTAVANGDLSKKITVDVKGEILELKNTINIMVDQLNSFASEVTRVAREVGTEGKLGVQAEVKGVAGTWKDLTDNVNLMAGNLTGQVRNIAEVTKAVANGDLSKKITVDVKGEILELKNTINIMVDQLNSFASEVTRVAREVGTEGKLGGQAEVKGVAGTWKDLTDSVNSMAGNLTAQVRNIADVTTAVANGDLSKKITVDVKGEILELKNTINIMVDQLSSFASEVTRVAREVGTEGKLGVQAEVKGVAGTWKDLTDNVNLMAGNLTGQVRNIAEVATAIANGDLSKKITVDVKGEILELKNTLNIMVDQLSSFASEVTRVAREVGTDGKLGGQAEVKGVAGTWKDLTDSVNSMAGNLTSQVRNIAEVTTAVANGDLSKKITVDVKGEILELKNTVNTMVDQLNSFASEVTRVAREVGAEGKLGGQAEVRGVAGTWKDLTDNVNFMAGSLTAQVRNIAAVTTAVANGDLSKKITVDVKGEMLELKNTVNTMVDQLNSFASEVTRVAREVGTEGKLGVQAEVRGVAGTWKDLTDSVNSMAGNLTGQVRNIAEVATAIANGDLSKKITVDVRGEILELKKTINTMVDQLNSFASEVTRVAREVGADGKLGGQAEVRGVAGTWKDLTDSVNFMAGSLTAQVRNIAEVTTAVANGDLSKKITVDVKGEILELKNTVNIMVDQLSSFASEVTRVAREVGTEGKLGVQAEVKGVAGTWKDLTDNVNLMAGNLTAQVRNIAEVTTAVAMGDLSKKITVDVRGEILELKNTINIMVDQLNSFASEVTRVAKEVGTEGKLGGQAYVRGVAGTWKDLTDNVNLMAGNLTGQVRNIAEVTKAVANGDLSKKITVDVKGEILELKNTINIMVDQLNSFASEVTRVAREVGTEGKLGGQAEVKGVAGTWKDLTDSVNSMAGNLTAQVRNIARVVTAVANGDLKRKLALEAKGEIATLADTINEMIDTLATFADQVTSVAREVGIEGKLGGQAKVPGAAGTWRDLTDNVNAMAANLTTQVRAIAEVATAVTKGDLTRSISVETQGEVAILKDNINQMIANLRETTQKNTEQDWLKTNLAKFTRMLQGQRDLETVSKLILSELTPLVSAQHGVFYLMDTAGVGQPILKLVSTYAYRERKHLANQFHMGEGLVGQCALEKERILLTEVPYDYIKISSGLGEATPLNVVVLPVLFEGQVTAVIELASFRRFSEIHLTFFDQLTESIAIVLNTIAASMRTEELLKQSQSLTEELQSQQKELTDTNKRLEQQAKSLQASEELLKNQQEELQQTNEELAEKARLLSQQNHEVERKNSEIEQARLALEEKAEQLALTSKYKSEFLANMSHELRTPLNSLLILARLLADNADANLSKRQVEFAQTIHAAGTDLLSLINDILDLAKIESGTMVVDIDQVVFADLGDYMDRTFRQVAQDKGIGFIIQTSEFLPRAIHTDSKRLQQVLKNLLSNAFKFTDKGQVTLHVGLATEGWSMDHEALNRAECVVAFSVSDTGIGIPGDKQRVIFEAFQQADGTTSRKYGGTGLGLSISREIARLLHGEIRLVSQLGVGSKFTLYLPQTYVPTPVKVQSNAEGVAKTYASTLRTLEATVVGTGSTTAANSVGVSPQVVPQSSISNTHVVNASQSPPSQNVAVTREVDMAPLPQIVDDRGDIQPGDRKFLIVEDDTNFARILLDMARQRGFKAIVALRGDEGLNLAQEYMPDAIALDINLPVIDGWTILERLKENPKTRHIPIHIVSVEECQQRSLQQGAIAYMRKPVSSETLSQAFANLATQSALNGKDGSSATDTRSTPKLKHLLLVEDDVLQRQTIVEGLGNSDLKTTVADTGEAALRELKTKTFDCVVLDLKLPDISGFQLIEQIRQELKLWSVPIIVYTGRELSYSEDAQLKRMADMVITKDDRSLDRLVDETCVFLNRVRKNLPVATSAAPVANVGQEVRQPLQTPPTQNSAPSIQSTTPDAQTQREASRVSLDVTASALVGRKVLIVDDDARNVFALASMLERYQMEVVYADNGRDGISMLQNTPDIAVVLMDVMMPEMDGYETMQAIRQIEEFKTLPMIALTAKAMKGDREKCIEAGASDYITKPVDTEQLLTLLHRYLIS, encoded by the coding sequence ATGACAACTGAACAAGTAACCCAGGACAGTCAGAATAATCAGTTGGATATAACACAGCTACTAGAAACTCTGGTTGCTGTGAAAAAAGGTGACTTTACAGCGCGGATGCCTATAGACCAGACTGGCCTGGGTGGGAAAATATGCGACACCCTCAACGACATCATCGAGATGAACGAAAGGATGGTCGAGGAGTTCAAGCGGATCAGCACAGTTGTTGGTAAAGAAGGAAAAATAGCCCAGCGAGCCTCACTGGGAGCCGCCAGAGGCTCGTGGACAGCGTGCGTTGATTCGGTAAATACCCTCATTACCGATTTAGTTCAGCCTATGGCCGAAACAGCCCACGTCATCCGCGCTGTAGCCAATGGCGACTTATCTCAAACCATCGCTCTAGAAATCGAAGGCAGACCCCTCAAAGGCGAATTTTTGCAAACCGCCCAAATAGTCAACACAATGGTGGAGCAGCTTGGTTCCTTTGCAAGCGAAGTAACCAGGGTGGCGCGAGAGGTGGGAACGGAAGGTAAGTTGGGCGTGCAAGCCGAGGTGAAGGGAGTTGCCGGAACCTGGAAAGACCTGACGGACAACGTAAACTTGATGGCAGGCAATCTGACAGCCCAAGTGCGAAACATTGCCGAAGTGACGACGGCTGTAGCTAACGGCGACTTGTCTAAGAAAATCACTGTAGACGTAAAAGGCGAAATTTTAGAGCTGAAAAACACCATCAACATCATGGTAGATCAGCTCAATTCGTTTGCTAGTGAGGTAACGCGGGTAGCCCGCGAGGTTGGAACTGAAGGTAAGTTGGGCGTGCAAGCCGAGGTGAAAGGAGTTGCCGGAACCTGGAAAGATTTGACCGACAACGTAAACTTGATGGCGGGGAATCTGACAGGACAAGTGCGAAATATCGCCGAAGTTACTAAGGCTGTAGCTAACGGCGACTTGTCTAAGAAAATCACTGTAGACGTAAAAGGCGAGATTTTAGAGCTGAAAAACACCATCAACATCATGGTGGATCAGCTAAACTCCTTTGCGAGTGAAGTAACCAGGGTAGCCCGCGAAGTGGGTACGGAAGGTAAGCTGGGCGGTCAAGCAGAGGTGAAGGGAGTTGCCGGAACCTGGAAGGACTTGACCGACAGCGTGAACTCGATGGCGGGTAACTTGACAGCCCAAGTACGAAATATCGCTGATGTTACGACGGCTGTAGCTAACGGCGACTTATCCAAGAAAATTACCGTAGATGTAAAAGGGGAAATCTTAGAGCTGAAGAACACCATAAACATCATGGTGGATCAGCTTTCTTCCTTTGCGAGCGAAGTAACCAGGGTGGCCCGCGAGGTGGGAACGGAAGGAAAACTGGGCGTGCAAGCCGAGGTGAAAGGAGTTGCCGGAACCTGGAAAGATTTGACCGACAACGTGAACTTGATGGCAGGGAATCTGACAGGACAAGTGCGAAATATCGCCGAAGTTGCGACAGCGATCGCTAATGGCGACCTTTCTAAGAAAATTACTGTAGATGTAAAAGGCGAAATCTTAGAGCTGAAAAACACCCTCAACATCATGGTGGATCAGCTTTCTTCCTTCGCCTCTGAAGTAACTAGGGTAGCCCGCGAAGTGGGTACCGACGGCAAACTGGGCGGTCAAGCAGAAGTGAAGGGAGTCGCCGGAACTTGGAAAGACTTGACCGATAGCGTGAATTCGATGGCAGGCAACCTGACATCCCAGGTGCGAAACATCGCTGAAGTTACAACGGCTGTAGCTAATGGCGACTTATCCAAGAAAATTACAGTAGACGTAAAAGGCGAAATCTTAGAACTGAAAAACACCGTCAACACGATGGTGGATCAGCTAAACTCGTTTGCTAGTGAGGTAACTAGGGTTGCCCGCGAAGTGGGCGCGGAAGGTAAGTTGGGCGGTCAAGCCGAAGTGCGGGGAGTTGCCGGAACTTGGAAAGATTTGACCGACAACGTGAACTTTATGGCAGGGTCTTTGACAGCGCAGGTGCGAAATATCGCCGCCGTCACGACGGCTGTAGCTAACGGCGACTTATCCAAGAAAATTACAGTAGACGTAAAAGGAGAGATGCTAGAGCTGAAAAACACCGTCAACACGATGGTGGATCAGCTAAACTCCTTTGCTAGTGAGGTAACTAGGGTAGCGCGAGAGGTGGGAACGGAAGGCAAACTCGGCGTGCAAGCAGAAGTGCGAGGAGTTGCTGGAACCTGGAAAGACCTGACCGACAGCGTGAACTCGATGGCAGGCAACCTGACAGGACAGGTGCGAAACATTGCCGAAGTTGCGACCGCGATCGCTAACGGCGACCTTTCTAAGAAAATTACTGTAGATGTACGCGGCGAAATCTTAGAGCTGAAAAAGACCATCAACACGATGGTTGACCAGCTAAACTCCTTCGCGAGTGAAGTAACCAGGGTAGCCCGCGAGGTGGGCGCAGATGGTAAATTAGGCGGTCAAGCCGAAGTGCGCGGTGTTGCCGGAACCTGGAAGGATCTGACCGACAGCGTGAACTTCATGGCAGGTTCCTTGACAGCCCAAGTGCGAAACATCGCCGAAGTTACAACGGCTGTAGCTAACGGCGACTTATCCAAGAAAATCACCGTAGACGTAAAAGGCGAAATCTTAGAACTGAAGAACACCGTCAACATCATGGTGGATCAACTTAGTTCCTTCGCCAGTGAAGTAACTAGGGTGGCGCGAGAGGTGGGAACGGAAGGGAAGCTGGGCGTGCAAGCCGAGGTGAAGGGAGTTGCCGGAACCTGGAAAGACCTGACCGACAACGTAAACTTGATGGCAGGCAATCTGACAGCCCAAGTGCGAAACATTGCCGAAGTGACGACGGCGGTGGCAATGGGCGACCTCTCGAAGAAAATCACTGTAGATGTGCGAGGGGAAATTTTAGAGCTGAAGAATACCATCAACATCATGGTCGATCAGCTTAACTCTTTTGCGAGTGAAGTAACGCGGGTTGCGAAAGAGGTGGGTACGGAAGGTAAGTTGGGCGGTCAAGCGTATGTCCGGGGAGTTGCCGGAACCTGGAAAGACCTGACAGACAACGTGAACTTGATGGCGGGGAATCTGACAGGACAAGTGCGAAATATCGCCGAAGTTACTAAGGCGGTGGCGAATGGCGACTTGTCTAAGAAAATCACCGTAGATGTAAAAGGGGAAATCTTAGAGCTGAAAAACACCATAAACATCATGGTGGATCAGCTAAACTCGTTTGCGAGTGAAGTAACCAGGGTTGCCCGCGAAGTGGGAACGGAAGGTAAGCTGGGCGGTCAAGCAGAGGTGAAGGGAGTTGCCGGAACCTGGAAGGACTTGACAGACAGCGTGAACTCGATGGCGGGTAACTTGACAGCCCAAGTGCGTAATATCGCTCGCGTGGTTACGGCGGTGGCAAATGGCGACTTGAAACGCAAGTTGGCGTTGGAGGCTAAGGGCGAGATTGCGACTTTGGCCGATACGATTAACGAGATGATTGACACTCTGGCGACGTTTGCCGATCAGGTGACAAGCGTGGCGCGTGAGGTGGGGATTGAAGGTAAGTTGGGCGGTCAGGCGAAGGTGCCTGGTGCTGCGGGAACTTGGCGAGATTTGACGGACAACGTGAACGCGATGGCGGCAAACCTGACTACACAGGTACGAGCGATCGCTGAAGTAGCTACAGCCGTTACCAAGGGCGACCTGACCCGATCTATTTCCGTTGAAACGCAGGGTGAAGTTGCCATCCTGAAAGACAACATCAACCAGATGATTGCCAATCTGCGCGAAACCACGCAGAAGAATACGGAACAAGACTGGCTGAAGACGAACTTAGCCAAGTTTACCCGGATGTTGCAGGGTCAGCGAGACTTGGAGACTGTCTCGAAGTTAATTTTATCTGAGCTAACTCCCCTAGTGTCCGCGCAGCACGGTGTCTTCTATCTAATGGATACGGCTGGCGTCGGTCAGCCAATCTTGAAACTGGTTAGTACATATGCTTACCGAGAGCGCAAGCATTTAGCGAACCAGTTCCATATGGGTGAAGGTCTGGTGGGACAATGCGCCCTGGAAAAAGAGCGGATTTTGCTGACTGAAGTACCCTACGACTACATAAAAATTAGTTCTGGGTTGGGAGAAGCCACACCTCTAAATGTAGTCGTCTTGCCAGTACTGTTTGAAGGGCAGGTAACGGCGGTGATCGAGCTAGCATCTTTCCGCCGCTTTAGCGAAATTCACCTGACGTTCTTCGACCAACTGACTGAAAGCATTGCCATCGTGTTGAATACGATCGCGGCGAGTATGCGTACTGAAGAGTTGCTCAAACAGTCGCAGTCTTTGACCGAAGAACTGCAAAGTCAGCAGAAAGAACTCACAGACACCAACAAGCGACTGGAACAACAAGCAAAATCGCTGCAAGCTTCAGAAGAATTGTTGAAAAATCAGCAAGAAGAGTTGCAGCAAACCAACGAAGAGTTGGCAGAAAAAGCGCGATTGTTATCTCAGCAAAACCACGAGGTGGAGCGCAAGAACAGCGAAATCGAACAAGCACGGCTGGCGCTGGAAGAAAAAGCCGAACAACTGGCTTTGACTTCTAAATATAAGTCTGAGTTTCTGGCAAATATGTCGCACGAATTGCGAACGCCGCTGAATAGTTTGTTGATTTTAGCTCGGTTACTTGCTGATAATGCCGACGCCAATTTGAGCAAGCGACAAGTAGAGTTTGCACAAACAATTCATGCAGCAGGAACCGATTTGCTGTCGCTGATTAATGACATCCTCGATTTGGCAAAGATCGAGTCAGGAACGATGGTAGTTGATATCGACCAAGTAGTGTTTGCGGACTTGGGAGATTATATGGATCGAACGTTCCGCCAAGTAGCGCAGGATAAGGGTATTGGTTTTATCATCCAGACGAGCGAGTTTTTGCCCCGCGCTATCCACACTGACTCGAAGCGTTTGCAACAGGTGTTGAAAAATCTGCTTTCTAATGCCTTTAAGTTTACTGATAAGGGTCAGGTAACTTTGCACGTCGGGTTGGCAACTGAGGGCTGGAGTATGGATCACGAGGCGCTAAATCGTGCCGAGTGTGTAGTCGCCTTCTCGGTAAGCGACACGGGAATTGGTATTCCGGGAGATAAGCAGAGGGTAATTTTTGAGGCGTTCCAGCAGGCGGATGGGACGACTAGCCGCAAATACGGCGGTACTGGGTTGGGCTTGTCTATTAGCCGGGAAATCGCTCGTCTGCTGCATGGGGAGATTCGCTTGGTGAGTCAGCTAGGCGTGGGTAGCAAGTTTACGCTGTATCTGCCCCAGACTTATGTGCCTACTCCGGTTAAGGTGCAAAGTAATGCTGAGGGGGTAGCAAAAACTTATGCTTCGACGCTGAGAACTTTAGAGGCGACTGTGGTAGGAACGGGAAGCACAACTGCTGCTAATTCGGTGGGTGTTAGTCCGCAGGTTGTTCCCCAATCTTCAATTTCCAATACTCATGTTGTTAATGCTAGTCAGTCACCACCGAGCCAGAATGTGGCGGTGACAAGAGAAGTTGATATGGCGCCGCTGCCGCAAATTGTTGATGACCGAGGGGATATTCAGCCTGGCGATCGCAAGTTTTTGATTGTTGAGGATGATACAAATTTTGCTCGCATCCTTTTGGATATGGCACGGCAAAGGGGCTTTAAGGCTATTGTGGCTTTGCGCGGCGATGAAGGGCTGAATCTGGCCCAGGAGTATATGCCGGATGCGATCGCCCTCGACATTAATTTGCCAGTGATCGATGGTTGGACGATTTTAGAGCGGCTGAAAGAAAACCCCAAAACTCGTCACATTCCGATTCACATTGTATCGGTCGAGGAGTGCCAGCAGCGTAGCTTGCAACAAGGCGCGATCGCTTATATGAGAAAGCCTGTTAGCAGCGAAACTTTGTCTCAGGCGTTTGCCAACCTAGCTACCCAAAGTGCGCTTAACGGGAAAGATGGCAGTTCTGCGACAGATACCCGTTCCACACCGAAGTTGAAACACTTACTGCTGGTTGAAGATGATGTGCTGCAACGTCAAACCATTGTCGAAGGTCTGGGAAATAGCGATCTGAAAACGACTGTCGCCGATACTGGTGAAGCTGCGCTGAGGGAACTAAAAACCAAAACCTTTGATTGCGTGGTACTTGATTTGAAGCTGCCTGATATCTCTGGTTTCCAGCTTATCGAGCAGATCCGGCAGGAGCTAAAGCTCTGGTCTGTACCCATCATCGTGTATACGGGGAGAGAGCTTAGTTACAGCGAAGATGCTCAACTAAAGCGGATGGCAGATATGGTGATTACCAAGGACGATCGCTCGCTCGATCGGCTGGTGGACGAAACCTGCGTGTTTCTTAACCGAGTTCGCAAGAATTTGCCCGTAGCTACCTCTGCGGCACCTGTTGCAAATGTTGGCCAGGAAGTGCGGCAGCCTTTGCAGACGCCTCCAACTCAGAATTCTGCACCCAGTATCCAATCAACAACCCCTGATGCCCAAACCCAACGCGAAGCGAGCCGCGTATCGCTAGATGTAACAGCCTCCGCTTTAGTTGGACGCAAAGTGTTGATCGTCGATGACGATGCTCGCAATGTTTTTGCTCTGGCTAGTATGTTGGAGCGCTATCAGATGGAGGTGGTGTATGCAGACAATGGCCGGGACGGAATTAGCATGCTGCAAAACACGCCTGATATCGCGGTTGTGTTGATGGATGTGATGATGCCGGAGATGGATGGGTATGAGACGATGCAGGCTATACGCCAGATTGAGGAGTTCAAGACGCTGCCAATGATTGCCTTGACGGCTAAGGCCATGAAGGGCGATCGCGAGAAGTGTATCGAAGCTGGCGCCTCGGATTACATCACTAAACCTGTTGATACCGAGCAACTGCTCACTCTCTTGCACCGTTATCTGATCTCGTAA
- a CDS encoding aminotransferase class V-fold PLP-dependent enzyme — MMPKEAYLEDTLVRNWLELWSLDPTVTFLNHGSFGACPIKVLEAQQKLRSRLEHEPVRFFEREFEQLLDESREELARFVGADTEDLVFVPNATTGVNAVLRSLAYNSPSGSSVIFQPGDELLTTDQEYNACRNALDFVASCTGARIVVATVHFPIESPDRIVETVLEKVSPRTKLVLLDHITSKTGLIFPIQQLVSELKKRGIDTLIDGAHAPGMLSLNLRDIGATYYAGNCHKWLCAPKGAAFLYVEKSKQSEIRPLTISHGANSPRTDKSRFHLEFDWMGTDDPTAYMCVAESIRFMGSLLAGGWPELMQRNRTMVLEARKMLCDKLGIMPPCPDEMIGSLAVVPLPDDSHLYQDGEQPPGMTALQDALFKWFNIEVPVFYWPAFPKQMMRISAQLYNTPMQYEYLAQSLNELIA, encoded by the coding sequence ATGATGCCCAAAGAAGCATATTTGGAAGATACGCTGGTTAGAAATTGGTTAGAGTTGTGGTCGCTTGACCCAACGGTGACGTTCCTGAATCATGGATCGTTTGGTGCTTGCCCGATAAAAGTGCTAGAAGCACAGCAGAAATTGCGATCGCGTTTGGAACACGAACCCGTAAGGTTTTTTGAGCGAGAGTTTGAGCAGTTGCTAGATGAGTCGCGGGAGGAACTGGCTCGCTTTGTGGGTGCTGACACAGAGGATCTGGTGTTTGTCCCGAATGCAACAACAGGAGTGAATGCAGTATTGCGATCGCTTGCCTATAATTCTCCTAGCGGCTCCTCAGTAATCTTCCAACCAGGCGACGAATTGCTGACAACCGACCAAGAGTATAACGCTTGCCGTAACGCGCTTGATTTTGTTGCCAGTTGTACTGGTGCGCGTATCGTCGTGGCGACTGTACATTTCCCGATTGAATCGCCGGATCGAATAGTTGAAACAGTCTTAGAGAAAGTTTCGCCAAGAACAAAGCTGGTACTGCTAGATCATATAACCAGCAAAACAGGGCTAATATTTCCTATCCAGCAGCTTGTAAGCGAGTTAAAAAAACGGGGTATAGACACCCTTATAGATGGTGCCCATGCGCCAGGAATGCTATCGCTAAACCTCCGCGATATTGGCGCTACTTATTACGCGGGCAATTGCCATAAGTGGTTGTGTGCGCCAAAGGGAGCAGCCTTTTTATATGTTGAAAAGAGCAAGCAGTCAGAAATTCGCCCGCTAACAATTAGTCACGGTGCAAATTCGCCTCGCACTGACAAGTCGCGTTTTCACCTGGAATTTGACTGGATGGGCACAGACGATCCAACAGCTTATATGTGTGTGGCGGAATCTATCCGATTTATGGGTTCGCTTTTGGCGGGTGGATGGCCAGAATTAATGCAGCGAAATCGCACAATGGTATTAGAGGCAAGAAAGATGCTGTGCGATAAGCTGGGCATAATGCCACCGTGTCCCGATGAAATGATAGGTTCGCTGGCGGTTGTGCCTTTGCCAGACGATTCGCATTTGTATCAAGATGGTGAACAACCGCCAGGAATGACTGCGCTACAAGATGCCTTATTTAAGTGGTTCAATATTGAGGTACCAGTGTTTTACTGGCCTGCTTTTCCTAAGCAAATGATGCGAATTTCTGCTCAGTTGTACAACACACCAATGCAGTATGAATATTTGGCTCAGTCGCTCAACGAATTAATAGCATAG
- a CDS encoding choice-of-anchor Q domain-containing protein, which produces MNRTHLVALATISFGATVMGYVKPVSLLQGDIALAVCTAFSINSSVCNGNFETSSGSAIAANPIPTQGDGKEVAPDSKSSMEKLTELTDYCNSGTITKTVRGIDTDGRIYNVYYDFSRGSEKINPTACGREYWIAVEGSDRNYGIVFVYLVDGQKNRVYPGRYVETINGDITTWNGNTTNPQLRRTQPQLSKMPGTRVSVQGQGSQQAVPTPRTTEGGSPNSNPSSTQGNRQNSSENSKPSSRQGNRQSGSQSSKPSSTQGNNGNPPKRNGNTPPTTLLSKVVGTGVAASCTEAAFITALTGGGSITFKCGSSPITIRVTEKLISANTIIDGGNLVTLSGGGTNRIFKTADNYIELTVKNLTIANGYTTEDGGGIFLGYRGKLTVINCKFNNNKSTKNTADSGGGAIFSKSESTLTVDNSTFTGNQAANAGAIYNLLSNLTVTNSTFTGNKAVNSTPAGSGGAIAIDGANPTGNTGKIQITNSKFVDNTGIFQGGAISVQLYNSDAMTIDQSTFSGNSITGTGSQGFGGAIFHTSDQKNYSRLTITNSTFSSNTASNQGGGIWTGNGAIVNITNSTISGNKAESSSGLSGTGGGIMRTSGRINLTNTTIANNYAGFQGGGIIGNTSVTLKNTIIANNKAYNGGKGWNIKNNCGDQMTNGGNNLQYPARNLNDTSDKDCVSGIKTADPKLGSLANNGGSTQTMALLSGSAALNAGNNSTCPTTDQRAVTRPQYVTCDIGAFEFK; this is translated from the coding sequence ATGAATAGAACTCATTTGGTTGCCTTAGCTACCATTAGCTTTGGCGCGACTGTAATGGGCTACGTTAAACCAGTCTCATTGTTACAGGGCGATATTGCTTTGGCAGTCTGCACAGCTTTTAGCATTAATTCGTCTGTTTGCAACGGTAACTTTGAAACGTCTTCTGGGAGTGCAATTGCTGCCAACCCAATACCTACACAAGGGGATGGTAAAGAAGTTGCTCCAGACAGCAAATCTAGCATGGAAAAGCTTACTGAACTGACAGATTATTGTAATTCTGGAACGATAACGAAGACAGTCCGAGGAATAGACACAGACGGCAGAATTTACAACGTTTATTATGACTTTAGTCGGGGTAGCGAGAAGATTAATCCTACAGCCTGCGGTCGAGAGTATTGGATTGCAGTAGAGGGGAGCGATCGCAACTACGGAATTGTATTTGTTTACCTCGTCGATGGGCAAAAAAATCGGGTTTATCCAGGTCGTTATGTAGAAACTATTAACGGGGATATCACTACTTGGAATGGGAATACAACGAACCCTCAACTCCGCAGAACTCAGCCGCAGCTAAGTAAAATGCCCGGAACGCGAGTCAGCGTTCAAGGACAAGGATCGCAACAAGCTGTTCCTACTCCGAGGACGACAGAAGGCGGCTCGCCAAATTCTAACCCAAGCTCTACACAAGGCAATAGGCAAAACAGCTCGGAAAATTCCAAACCAAGCTCTAGACAAGGCAATAGGCAAAGCGGGTCGCAAAGTTCTAAACCAAGCTCTACACAAGGCAATAACGGCAATCCTCCCAAAAGAAATGGTAATACCCCTCCCACAACACTACTTTCTAAAGTAGTCGGTACTGGAGTAGCTGCAAGCTGCACGGAAGCTGCATTCATTACAGCTTTAACTGGCGGCGGTAGTATTACTTTCAAATGCGGTTCCAGTCCTATAACAATTAGAGTTACGGAGAAATTAATTTCTGCTAACACAATTATTGATGGAGGTAACTTAGTTACCCTAAGTGGTGGAGGAACGAACCGCATCTTCAAGACCGCAGACAATTACATCGAACTCACCGTTAAAAACCTAACTATTGCTAACGGCTACACTACGGAAGACGGTGGCGGAATTTTTCTCGGCTACCGAGGCAAATTAACTGTGATTAACTGCAAATTCAATAACAACAAATCCACCAAGAACACAGCAGATAGTGGAGGCGGTGCTATTTTCAGCAAAAGTGAAAGTACACTTACTGTGGATAACAGTACCTTTACCGGAAACCAAGCTGCCAACGCAGGCGCAATCTACAACTTACTTAGCAACTTAACTGTTACTAACAGTACTTTCACAGGTAATAAAGCAGTTAATTCAACGCCTGCTGGTAGTGGTGGTGCTATAGCAATAGATGGTGCAAATCCCACTGGTAACACTGGAAAAATCCAAATAACTAATAGCAAGTTTGTTGACAACACTGGTATTTTTCAGGGAGGGGCAATCTCTGTCCAACTGTACAATAGCGACGCTATGACAATCGACCAATCAACCTTTAGTGGCAACAGTATCACGGGAACTGGATCTCAAGGGTTTGGTGGTGCGATATTTCATACCAGCGACCAGAAGAACTACAGCCGACTCACTATAACCAACAGCACCTTTTCTAGTAATACTGCCAGCAATCAAGGCGGTGGTATTTGGACTGGTAATGGCGCCATCGTAAATATTACCAATAGCACCATATCAGGCAATAAAGCTGAGAGTTCTAGCGGGTTAAGTGGTACAGGTGGGGGTATTATGAGAACGTCAGGCAGGATCAACCTAACCAATACCACGATCGCTAACAATTATGCTGGATTCCAAGGCGGTGGAATTATTGGCAATACATCGGTAACGCTGAAAAATACCATCATCGCCAACAATAAAGCTTACAATGGGGGCAAGGGCTGGAATATCAAAAATAATTGTGGGGATCAAATGACTAACGGTGGCAATAACCTACAATATCCCGCTAGAAATTTGAACGATACAAGTGACAAAGACTGCGTTAGTGGTATCAAAACAGCCGATCCCAAACTAGGTTCGCTTGCTAATAATGGCGGCTCTACTCAGACTATGGCGCTATTGAGTGGTAGCGCAGCTCTTAACGCAGGTAACAATTCTACCTGCCCGACAACCGATCAACGTGCAGTTACAAGACCGCAGTACGTTACGTGCGATATCGGGGCTTTTGAATTTAAGTAG